Proteins co-encoded in one Prevotella sp. E13-27 genomic window:
- a CDS encoding DUF6486 family protein, producing MIKVNWNNVAKVLKFLATIITTIAGTLAVQSCAPHWF from the coding sequence ATGATCAAAGTTAATTGGAATAACGTGGCCAAGGTTCTGAAGTTCCTTGCCACAATCATCACCACCATCGCTGGTACTCTCGCCGTCCAGAGTTGCGCTCCCCATTGGTTCTAA
- a CDS encoding Panacea domain-containing protein — MGNMFFEYNNQKIKEVVLYILSKAGDTGYFRLMKTMFCADRQNLLRWGDQITNLDYYARKHGPVPTSVHDGLLSVYRGAPSEFSDILTVKGNFMMVHPTREPNLEYLSETDKESIDRAISELKGKNRNEIETYLHESVYHRILNSEQKKYSHVDIVMSAGATES, encoded by the coding sequence ATGGGTAATATGTTTTTTGAATATAATAATCAGAAGATAAAGGAGGTTGTGCTTTATATCCTGAGTAAGGCTGGAGATACTGGCTATTTCCGTCTGATGAAGACTATGTTTTGTGCAGACAGACAGAATCTACTTAGATGGGGCGACCAGATAACAAATCTTGATTATTACGCCAGAAAGCATGGACCTGTTCCCACAAGTGTTCATGATGGACTATTGTCTGTTTATCGGGGTGCTCCAAGCGAATTCTCGGATATTCTTACAGTGAAGGGCAACTTTATGATGGTTCACCCTACACGAGAACCCAATTTAGAATATCTGTCCGAGACAGATAAAGAATCAATAGACAGAGCAATCAGTGAACTGAAAGGAAAGAACCGTAACGAGATAGAAACATATTTGCATGAGAGCGTGTACCATCGGATATTGAATTCTGAGCAGAAGAAGTATTCTCATGTTGATATTGTCATGTCGGCTGGGGCTACCGAGAGCTAA
- a CDS encoding N-acetylmuramoyl-L-alanine amidase, whose amino-acid sequence MKPLKVVKYLVVHCAANRCDRPFSVESLINTGKQKWGQVSYHWYVRRNGDIIPLLSESVQGIHVKGYNWCSLGIVYEGGLNEKGEAEDTRTEAQKHALIALLRALKADYPDAQILGHRDLPRVKKDCPCFDARAEYLNLKPLKLEQ is encoded by the coding sequence ATGAAACCTCTAAAAGTTGTGAAGTATCTCGTCGTGCACTGCGCTGCTAACCGTTGCGACCGTCCTTTCAGCGTGGAGTCCCTGATAAACACAGGCAAGCAGAAGTGGGGCCAAGTATCCTATCACTGGTACGTCCGTCGCAATGGCGACATCATCCCCCTGCTCTCTGAGAGCGTCCAAGGCATCCATGTCAAAGGCTACAACTGGTGCTCCCTTGGTATCGTCTACGAGGGAGGTCTCAACGAGAAAGGCGAAGCCGAAGATACCCGCACCGAAGCCCAGAAGCACGCCCTCATCGCCCTACTTCGTGCTCTGAAGGCCGATTACCCCGATGCCCAGATTCTTGGCCACCGTGACCTTCCCCGGGTCAAGAAGGACTGTCCTTGCTTCGACGCCCGTGCTGAATATTTAAATCTCAAGCCCCTTAAACTGGAGCAGTAA